In Oncorhynchus mykiss isolate Arlee unplaced genomic scaffold, USDA_OmykA_1.1 un_scaffold_259, whole genome shotgun sequence, a single genomic region encodes these proteins:
- the LOC118948740 gene encoding serine/threonine-protein kinase pim-2-like encodes MACRSVRSLTTGKDLDTHTSPLANEGGANEGLSRLTLRDERAERRRRNRKSSERSTGGRGERKRRRKSSERSTGGRGERKRRGRSQKEEEEGNLSLESSTTLIDTLQPPQCNSREPSPDPVAERFVQLGCLGGGGYGIVYAGYRREDNLPVAIKRVPLAKVLRIPVIQDGQQVEFPLEVVLLRIVGGRGEATGEGMGEVVPPPRAAVALLDWFELDRELVLVLERPVPCMDLYDYIQMRGGTLQEEHARVILRQLVEAMREVHSRGVLHRDLKPENVLVETGSTSPRIRVLDFGCGCILRDGPYTECYGTSQYTPPEWFLSESYRAGPSTVWQLGVVLYDMLCGDQPFNTRREIIYEEPYIRDQLSRHCVDLLRRCLAKRPRGRPTLDEMLLHPWLQPDTPPGSSRTRPLAPAGHAPWLQSDMPPGSSRTRPLAPAGHAPWFQPDTPPGSSRTRPLAPVNRTLLLDRPAAGHLNPT; translated from the exons ATGGCATGTAGATCAGTACGCTCCCTCACCACAGGGAAGGATCTAG acacccacaccagccctctGGCCAATGAGGGAGGGGCGAACGAGGGACTCAGCCGACTCACCCTGAGggatgagagagcagagaggaggcggaggaacagGAAGAGCTCCGAGAGGAGtacgggaggaagaggagagaggaagaggaggaggaagagctcCGAGAGGAGtacgggaggaagaggagagaggaagaggagggggaggagtcagaaggaagaggaagaggggaatcTGTCCTTAGAGAGTAGCACCACGCTGATCGACACGTTACAGCCCCCACAATGCAACAGTAGAGAGCCAAGTcctgatccagttgcagagaggtTTGTACAGCTGGGTTGTCTGGGAGGCGGAGGCTACGGGATCGTCTACGCTGGTTACCGCAGAGAAGACAACCTACCT GTGGCTATAAAACGTGTCCCCTTGGCCAAAGTGTTACgcataccggtg ATTCAGGATGGACAGCAGGTGGAGTTTCCCTTGGAGGTGGTCTTACTGCGGATCGTGGGAGGTAGGGGTGAGGCTACTGGGGAGGGGATGGGTGAGGTTGTCCCTCCTCCCCGTGCTGCGGTGGCCTTGCTGGACTGGTTTGAGCTGGATCGGGAGTTGGTGCTGGTTCTGGAGAGACCAGTTCCCTGTATGGACCTCTATGACTACATTCAGATGAGAGGAGGAACTCTGCAGGAGGAACACGccagg gtcattCTGAGGCAGCTAGTTGAAGCGATGAGAGAGGTCCATTCCAGAGGTGTTCTCCATCGTGACCTCAAACCGGAGAACGTTCTAGTAGAAACCGGTTCCACCTCGCCTCGGATCAGGGTCCTAGACTTTGGCTGCGGCTGCATTCTCAGAGACGGGCCTTACACAGAGTGTTACG gtacgtCCCAGTACACCCCTCCAGAGTGGTTTCTGAGCGAGTCGTACCGGGCCGGTCCCTCCACCGTGTGGCAGCTGGGGGTTGTGCTGTACGACATGCTGTGTGGGGACCAGCCCTTCAACACACGACGAGAGATCATCTATGAAGAGCCTTACATCAGGGACCAACTGTCCAgac actgtgtggatctgttgaggaGGTGTCTGGCTAAGCGACCCCGAGGACGGCCCACTCTGGACGAGATGTTACTCCACCCCTGGCTCCAGCCGGACACGCCCCCTGGCTCCAGCCGGACACGCCCCCTGGCCCCAGCCGGACACGCCCCCTGGCTCCAGTCGGACATGCCCCCTGGCTCCAGCCGGACACGCCCCCTGGCTCCAGCCGGACACGCCCCCTGGTTCCAGCCGGACACGCCCCCTGGCTCCAGCCGGACACGCCCCCTGGCTCCAGTGAACCGGACACTCCTCCTGGACAGACCTGCAGCTGGTCACCTGAACCCGACATAA